A region of the Acidobacteriota bacterium genome:
CGTTGTCGCCGAGGCGGGAAACCGCCCGGGATGAAACGCAACACGGTCCAACCCCTGCAGAAATGCCCGCACGGCATCGAGGGACGTGTCGTCGAACTCGCCCCTTTCGTGGTAGTCGCGCTGCGGATCGGTTTCGGGCATACCGCAGAATGTGTCGAACAAATGCAGCGTCTTGCCCGAATCCCCGAGAGCCTCGCCAAGCAGCCGCGCGGTCCCGCCCCGGTAGACCCCCACTTCGGCTACATCACCCTCGAGCGGCAGCACCGTGCGCAGCCATTGCCAGAGCATGTAGCAGCGCACCTTGTCCACCACGGTATGGTCTTGAACCCGCTCCATCACCTCGCGGAAGGCGTCGTCGGAGTCCCAGGGCT
Encoded here:
- a CDS encoding TylF/MycF/NovP-related O-methyltransferase, translated to MFKRRAQRVLWRVLPLIQFVRYGRPNPIEPWDSDDAFREVMERVQDHTVVDKVRCYMLWQWLRTVLPLEGDVAEVGVYRGGTARLLGEALGDSGKTLHLFDTFCGMPETDPQRDYHERGEFDDTSLDAVRAFLQGLDRVAFHPGRFPASATTVRESRFCFVHVDVDIYRSVFDCCSFFYPRLTSGGLLVFDDYGFVTCPGAKEAVDEFFAGTRDVPCYLPTGQCVVRKH